In Brettanomyces nanus chromosome 3, complete sequence, a single genomic region encodes these proteins:
- a CDS encoding uncharacterized protein (BUSCO:EOG09342TIX) yields the protein MSDLTWNDCERNLIDMKAQLEDNLGSETSVENSPAPMLCYSSSCSDTSVPSSNEEGEGVVEEKEGEEVVEEKEGEEVVEEKERFSESPPLLLPSGTIVDDSLRGHDPESMIPILVIGNRALMFNLDHIKHLRIHHGIVGLLSGSLPLAPQQNTLLGLPLALSIDEVLYLLYNGVCYLVDGAKAATAFLDDLVCDEDKLDEMATIFSDDVDNQRAERQREYEERLCKLGLGDKIVQRNDRNKTVFVQTRDNDGLFGALHVHLRMYRDNVGVQKLLLSKLLRMATNEDLDTIYQNFRVFNYLKMNYHHCILPGVRFGGKFVSYPGDPLRYHSHLIVDTRDYYNEDIGMLDISNRGRLATGVKKLWLVCGQRRRGTVPFSDSNEKINELADPEQSSGYRLVSNLFDYQGKGQALKDTETVCFSIEWSGFG from the exons ATGT CTGATTTGA CATGGAACGACTGTGAAAGAAATCTTATAGATATGAAAGCACAACTAGAAGATAATCTGGGGTCTGAGACCTCCGTAGAGAATTCTCCTGCACCGATGCTCTGTTATTCGTCATCATGTTCTGATACGTCGGTGCCGTCGTCGAAtgaggaaggagaagggGTAgtagaggagaaggagggaGAAGAGGTAgtagaggagaaggagggGGAAGAGGTAgtagaggagaaggaaaggTTTTCCGAGTCTCCACCTTTACTACTTCCTTCGGGAACGATCGTCGATGATAGTCTACGAGGACACGATCCGGAAAGTATGATACCGATTTTAGTGATTGGAAACCGAGCACTTATGTTCAACCTTGATCATATCAAGCATTTGAGGATTCATCACGGAATAGTAGGACTACTTTCAGGATCTCTTCCATTAGCACCACAGCAGAACACACTTCTTGGACTTCCACTGGCTCTATCCATAGATGAGGTATTGTATTTACTGTATAACGGTGTATGCTACTTGGTAGATGGTGCCAAAGCGGCTACGGCCTTTTTGGATGACTTGGTCTGTGATGAGGATAAGTTGGATGAGATGGCTACAATATTTAGTGATGATGTGGACAATCAGAGAGCTGAAAGACAACGAGAATATGAGGAGAGGTTGTGTAAACTGGGACTAGGAGATAAGATAGTGCAGAGGAATGACCGAAACAAGACTGTTTTTGTGCAGACCCGTGATAACGATGGCCTTTTCGGTGCGTTGCATGTACATTTAAGGATGTATCGAGACAATGTTGGTGTACAGAAGCTTCTGCTATCAAAACTTCTTCGTATGGCTACCaatgaagatttggataccATTTACCAGAACTTCAGAGTGTTTAATTATCTCAAGATGAATTATCACCACTGTATTCTCCCAGGTGTCCGGTTCGGAGGAAAGTTTGTCTCATATCCCGGTGATCCATTGAGATATCATTCACATCTGATCGTGGATACTCGTGATTACTACAACGAAGATATCGGTATGTTGGATATCAGTAACAGAGGACGATTAGCTACTGGTGTAAAGAAGTTATGGCTTGTCTGTGGACAGAGACGCCGTGGGACCGTTCCATTCTCTGATTCTAACgagaagatcaatgaaCTGGCTGATCCAGAACAATCCAGTGGCTACCGTCTGGTTAGTAACTTGTTCGATTACCAAGGTAAGGGCCAGGCCCTTAAGGATACGGAAACGGTTTGCTTTTCCATAGAGTGGTCTGGTTTCGGCTga
- the ATM1 gene encoding Iron-sulfur clusters transporter atm1, mitochondrial (BUSCO:EOG09340PTJ): MFVFRRGLIAEPSLAIRCLTRQFRQPHTKACLAGRIVRPYEFHGGSSFRFLSTESSKAASTKPLKTTFTRPSKGPLKHANLVGNATHTMAPNVEEPEPESERQILKDLLLYIWPKENMSVKVRVVLALSLLIAGKLLNVEVPFFFKRIIDDMNVDWSTTGGMLTTSIIACIFAYGGARFGAMLFDQLRNAIFAKVAQGAIMSVAHNTFKHLLELDLNFHLSRQTGGLTRAIDRGTKGIAYVLSAMVFRILPITFEISVVSGVLTYNYGASFAGVTLLTVLAYSLFTIRTTAWRTKFRKHANKADQRAASVALDSLINYESVKYFNNEAFQSARYDSALENYRESSIKVATSLAYLNSGQNFIFTTALTVMMYMGCQGVAAGTLTVGDLVLINQLVFQLSVPLNFLGSVYRDLKQSLIDMESLFMLQKYEIKVQSKPNAPPLKLNRGGEVTFDHVTFGYHPDRPILKDCSFTIPAGQKVAIVGPSGSGKSTILRLVFRFYDISAGRILIDGQDIRDVDLDSLRRAIGVVPQDNPLFNETIMENLRYGKLTASDNEVNEVLYKVKLDELVKDLPDGVNTLVGERGLMISGGEKQRLAMGRLLLKDAPITFFDEATSALDTHTEQALLKTIHELFREGGKTNVSIAHRLRTIADADKIIVLKDGKVLEEGTHYSLLQDDSSLYKELWDIQENLDIEEQLNDMNKEDKNKSNKN, encoded by the coding sequence atGTTTGTTTTCAGAAGAGGCCTTATAGCCGAGCCAAGTTTGGCTATTCGGTGTCTCACACGTCAATTCAGACAGCCTCATACTAAGGCTTGTCTTGCAGGTAGAATTGTTCGTCCATATGAATTTCATGGTGGATCCAGCTTCAGGTTTCTTTCCACGGAGTCATCTAAGGCTGCATCTACGAAACCATTAAAGACTACATTCACTAGGCCGTCTAAGGGGCCTCTAAAGCACGCAAATTTGGTCGGCAATGCTACTCATACGATGGCTCCTAATGTCGAAGAGCCTGAGCCAGAATCGGAAAGACAGATTCTTAAGGATCTGCTTTTGTACATCTGGCCGAAGGAGAATATGAGCGTGAAAGTTAGAGTCGTCTTAGCCTTATCGTTGTTAATTGCTGGTAAACTACTGAATGTGGAGGtaccattcttcttcaagcgTATCATCGACGATATGAATGTTGATTGGTCTACCACGGGTGGTATGCTGACAACTTCAATTATCGCCTGTATTTTTGCCTATGGGGGTGCCAGATTTGGTGCCATGCTATTTGACCAGCTCAGAAATGCCATCTTTGCAAAAGTCGCTCAAGGTGCCATCATGAGTGTGGCCCATAACACCTTTAAGCATCTTCTCGAGTTGGATTTGAACTTCCACTTGTCCCGGCAGACTGGTGGTTTAACTAGGGCAATTGACAGAGGTACTAAAGGTATTGCCTATGTTCTTTCTGCCATGGTGTTCCGTATTTTACCCATTACTTTCGAGATTTCCGTCGTTAGTGGTGTCTTGACTTACAACTACGGTGCCTCCTTTGCCGGCGTTACCTTGTTAACTGTTTTGGCTTACTCCCTATTTACTATCAGGACAACTGCCTGGAGAACCAAGTTCAGAAAACATGCCAACAAGGCTGATCAGAGAGCTGCCAGTGTGGCCTTAGACTCGTTGATTAACTATGAGTCTGTGAAGTACTTCAACAATGAGGCCTTCCAATCTGCCCGTTATGATTCGGCGTTGGAGAATTACAGAGAATCCAGCATCAAAGTTGCCACCTCTTTGGCCTACTTGAATTCTGGGCagaacttcatcttcactaCTGCTCTTACCGTAATGATGTACATGGGTTGTCAAGGTGTTGCTGCCGGAACCCTCACTGTTGGTGATTTGGTTCTTATTAACCAGCTTGTCTTTCAGCTTTCTGTGCCTCTCAATTTCCTTGGTTCCGTGTATCGTGACTTGAAACAGTCTCTAATTGATATGGAGTCCCTTTTCATGCTTCAAAAATACGAGATCAAGGTCCAGTCAAAACCTAATGCTCCTCCTTTGAAGTTAAATCGGGGTGGTGAGGTCACTTTCGATCATGTCACCTTTGGTTACCATCCTGATAGACCTATCTTGAAAGATTGCTCGTTTACCATACCTGCAGGCCAAAAGGTGGCCATTGTGGGACCTTCTGGCTCCGGTAAATCCACCATTTTAAGACTTGTTTTCCGCTTTTACGATATCTCTGCTGGTAGAATTCTTATCGACGGTCAGGATATTAGAGATGTAGATTTAGATAGTCTTCGAAGAGCTATCGGAGTGGTGCCTCAAGATAATCCTCTCTTCAATGAGACCATTATGGAAAATCTACGTTATGGTAAGCTTACCGCTTCTGATAATGAGGTCAATGAGGTGCTATACAAAGTCaaacttgatgaattgGTTAAAGACTTACCCGATGGTGTCAATACTCTTGTCGGTGAAAGAGGTCTTATGATTTCCGGTGGAGAGAAGCAGAGACTTGCCATGGGTAGACTTCTACTTAAGGACGCCCCAATTACCTTCTTTGACGAGGCTACTTCTGCTTTGGATACCCATACTGAGCAGGCCCTATTGAAAACGATTCATGAGTTGTTCAGAGAGGGTGGAAAAACAAATGTTAGTATTGCTCACAGGTTGAGGACTATAGCTGACGCAGATAAGATTATCGTTTTGAAAGACGGTAAAGTCTTGGAAGAAGGTACTCATTACAGCTTACTTCAGGATGACTCCTCTTTATACAAGGAGCTTTGGGACATCCAAGAAAATCTTGACATTGAGGAGCAGTTGAATGACATGAATAAAGAGGATAAGAACAAATCCAACAAGAATTGA
- a CDS encoding uncharacterized protein (EggNog:ENOG41), producing the protein MFVNASPSVGIPGSTSLPSSASSSGYQSLALSSPQSSLSSLYSSHRTRFMSSKGFELEDDIEFCPQIVNFANHSPVQTHSSNIKNSVFMSPSSPSTHQRSPRVHTPRVRKALDIVNPHTGMRIESSKLSPQTAK; encoded by the coding sequence ATGTTCGTGAATGCGTCACCTTCCGTGGGCATCCCTGGTTCTACTTCGTTACCCTCTTCGGCTTCGTCTTCCGGATACCAGTCTTTGGCACTATCATCACCCCAGAGCTCTCTGTCTTCACTTTATTCATCTCATCGCACAAGGTTCATGTCTTCGAAAGGATTCGAATTGGaggatgatattgaattcTGCCCTCAAATTGTAAACTTTGCTAATCACTCTCCTGTTCAGACACACAGCAGCAACATCAAAAATAGCGTCTTTATGTCcccttcatctccttctaCTCATCAAAGGTCGCCAAGAGTCCATACTCCACGAGTCAGAAAGGCTTTGGATATAGTAAATCCTCATACGGGAATGAGAATCGAATCTTCCAAGCTTTCTCCTCAAACTGCCAAGTAA
- a CDS encoding uncharacterized protein (BUSCO:EOG093428QE) gives MPLARRVRKRADSTSSIQSFVDSASVQKMNSSLEERLLHKMDSFLADMESKLDHLEEYLMEPSASSSSKDKLLPSPQLLATWKKVKLGMAKNHEKSLHPLVELLEENEDPVDPVDPVDEESVDSVEDPVEDLSLQRQTSHSSIFSNISVTSEINYTKIMDRLRSLDAKLDDFEGKYNVLLKNPQETLKQLKSSLYNYEKALAAGSYRLLHFYELPFQWRENKFIIFGYRFSESHASAVKSILHWHNETCNIWSHLLGAALIIYLALFHYPSTRVYKLTTMSDHIVTFMFFVAAIKCMLFSVIWHTYASISTLHLRQRFACFDYTGITVLIIASVITTEHIGLKDYTFLRLGYVIFSFLTGSAGVVFTWSPKFDKPESRIIRIAFFVSLAALGVTSFFTSSFKRSFAYSFDLYSPLFFSFMWYIIGVVFYGCLIPERWRSDVVIDEFNISDETVMKLDREGKLQEYLDKIPQKTKQYGKFLSLWWVDYVLNSHNIWHVFVLLGILGHYYATLKMFEKIL, from the coding sequence GATTCTGCTTCTGTGCAGAAAATGAATTCTTCATTGGAGGAACGATTACTTCATAAGATGGATTCGTTTCTGGCCGATATGGAATCCAAGTTGGATCACTTGGAAGAGTATCTTATGGAACCTTCGGCTTCTAGCAGTTCTAAGGACAAGTTGTTGCCTTCTCCACAGCTTCTTGCTACATGGAAGAAGGTTAAATTAGGCATGGCTAAGAACCATGAAAAGAGTCTTCATCCATTGGTTGAGTTGTTGGAGGAGAATGAGGATCCGGTGGACCCGGTGGACCCGGTGGATGAAGAGTCGGTGGATTCGGTGGAGGACCCGGTGGAGGACCTCTCTCTTCAGAGACAAACGTCGCATAGTTCAATCTTTTCCAACATATCGGTCACATCAGAGATCAACTACACCAAGATTATGGATCGACTTCGTAGTTTGGATGCAAAGCTTGATGATTTCGAGGGAAAATACAACGTTCTTCTCAAGAACCCTCAAGAGACTCTTAAGCAGCtcaaatcttctctctACAACTACGAAAAGGCTCTGGCGGCCGGATCTTATCGTCTGTTACACTTCTATGAGCTACCATTCCAATGGAGAGAGAATAAGTTCATAATATTTGGCTATAGATTCTCAGAGTCTCATGCTTCTGCTGTTAAAAGTATTCTTCACTGGCACAACGAGACTTGCAACATCTGGTCGCATCTTTTGGGTGCTGCTTTGATTATCTACCTTGCTTTGTTTCATTATCCCTCAACTCGAGTCTACAAACTTACCACCATGAGTGACCATATCGTTACCTTCATGTTCTTCGTTGCTGCTATCAAATGTATGCTCTTCTCCGTGATTTGGCACACTTATGCCAGTATTTCCACTCTCCATTTGCGCCAGAGATTTGCCTGCTTTGACTATACTGGTATTACTGTTCTCATTATTGCCTCTGTTATCACCACTGAACATATTGGACTCAAAGATTACACCTTTCTTCGTCTTGGTTATGTCATATTCTCGTTTCTTACCGGTTCCGCTGGAGTTGTCTTTACCTGGTCTCCTAAATTTGATAAACCCGAATCAAGAATCATTAGAATCGCATTTTTTGTCAGTCTAGCTGCTCTTGGCgttacttctttctttacctCCTCTTTCAAACGAAGCTTCGCGTATTCTTTCGACTTATACTCTCCCCTCTTTTTCAGCTTCATGTGGTATATCATTGGAGTGGTGTTCTATGGTTGCCTCATTCCAGAACGCTGGAGATCTGATGTGGTTATTGATGAATTCAATATCTCCGATGAAACTGTTATGAAACTCGATAGAGAGGGTAAACTCCAGGAATATTTGGATAAGATCCCTCAAAAGACAAAGCAATATGGAAAGTTCTTATCGCTGTGGTGGGTTGACTATGTACTCAATTCGCACAACATTTGGCATGTCTTTGTTCTCCTGGGTATCTTGGGTCATTACTATGCTACCCTCAAGATGTTTGAAAAGATCCTTTAA
- a CDS encoding uncharacterized protein (EggNog:ENOG41) produces MKFSSIIPASIAALMASSNVLATSSVASEATSVALTSAVSAASSIASLFSSAPSSTAALSSSPVSAVSSSVSTAILPSADVYEIYVLFEDIAANEDEYLNYLLGDTNVTIPDGLMDLFIDVMTYTDSSFTTIFEDVPLSEFEDINAMVTDLPWYSSRLESLLTEVTSIPSTSVVLTSAISAASSVVFSAASETSSVALTSAVSAASSILSLLSSVPSSTAALSSSPVSAVSSSVSTAILPSADVYEIYVLFEDIAANEDEYLNYLLGDTNVTIPDGLMDLFIDVMTYTDSSFTTIFEDVPLSEFEDINAMVTDLPWYSSRLESLLDGATTVPSTSVALTSAISAASSVVSSAASETSSVALTSAVSTASSIASLFSSAPSSTAVLSSSPVSAVSSSVSTAILPSADVYEIYVLFEDIAANEDEYLNYLLGDTNVTIPDGLMDLFIDVMTYTDSSFTTIFEDVPLSEFEDINAMVTDLPWYSSRLESLLTEVTSIPSTSVVLTSAISAASSVVSSTASEATSVALTSAISAASSIVSSAVSTTSPVSSTVSSASSSTSTFSMSDYDVYEVYVLFQDIAANEGEYLTYLSSGADVTIPDGLMNLFIDVMTYTDDSYTTLFETMSGAEYSEINEMVTELPWYSSRLLAELATYDATSSSSVASVSTESSVETTGISETESTVASTGISETGSSNTATGYESTVASTAVSEITGNSNTATSVETGSSSSEEYFTTTIVSGTVTIVSTYCPKCTETETAETFTTTIVSGTVTIVSTYCPKCAATVTAESTGEAAETITTTIVEDNTTIVKTYCPKCTETEAAETTGEAAETITTTIVEDNTTIVKTYCPKCTETEAAETTGEAAETITTTIVEDNTTIVKTYCPKCTETEAAETTGESAETITTTIVLDNTTIVTTYCPESTETEAVASAASTAVAATAAVTTGASVTTSLSSEATTLASSSQSSVSANGSSVAATVSTYKGSGNTLKTPATFLAGMGVILYLLN; encoded by the coding sequence ATGAAGTTCTCGAGTATAATTCCTGCCAGTATTGCTGCCTTGATGGCATCATCAAATGTTTTGGCGACCAGCTCTGTGGCCTCTGAAGCTACATCAGTTGCTTTAACTTCAGCTGTttctgcagcttcatctATTGCATCCTTGTTTTCATCCGCTCCATCTTCCACAGCTGCTCTAAGTTCTTCACCTGTTTCAGCAGTTTCATCTAGTGTCTCTACAGCAATCTTGCCTAGTGCTGATGTCTACGAGATTTATGTTCTTTTCGAAGATATTGCTGCCAACGAAGATGAATACCTTAATTACCTTTTAGGTGATACAAATGTCACAATTCCTGATGGCTTGATGGATTTATTCATTGATGTTATGACCTACACAGATAGTAGTTTCACTACtatctttgaagatgttcCACTTTCCGAGTTTGAAGACATCAATGCTATGGTCACTGACCTTCCTTGGTACTCGAGCAGACTAGAGTCTCTTCTTACCGAAGTCACATCTATTCCTTCTACATCTGTTGTTTTAACATCAGCTATttctgcagcttcatcGGTTGTGTTTTCAGCTGCCTCTGAAACTTCATCAGTTGCTTTAACTTCAGCTGTttctgcagcttcatcGATATTGTCCTTACTCTCATCCGTTCCATCTTCCACGGCTGCTCTAAGTTCTTCACCTGTTTCAGCAGTTTCATCTAGTGTCTCTACAGCAATCTTGCCTAGTGCTGATGTCTACGAGATTTATGTTCTTTTCGAAGATATTGCTGCCAACGAAGATGAATACCTTAATTACCTTTTAGGTGATACAAATGTCACAATTCCTGATGGCTTGATGGATTTATTCATTGATGTTATGACCTACACAGATAGTAGTTTCACTACtatctttgaagatgttcCACTTTCCGAGTTTGAAGACATCAATGCTATGGTCACTGACCTTCCTTGGTACTCGAGCAGACTAgagtctcttcttgacGGCGCAACAACCGTTCCTTCTACATCAGTTGCTTTAACCTCAGCTATttctgcagcttcatcGGTTGTGTCCTCAGCTGCCTCTGAAACTTCATCAGTTGCTTTAACTTCAGCTGTTTCTACAGCTTCATCTATTGCATCCTTGTTTTCATCCGCTCCATCTTCCACGGCTGTTCTAAGTTCTTCACCTGTTTCAGCAGTTTCATCTAGTGTCTCTACAGCAATCTTGCCTAGTGCTGATGTCTACGAGATTTATGTTCTTTTCGAAGATATTGCTGCCAACGAAGATGAATACCTTAATTACCTTTTAGGTGATACAAATGTCACAATTCCTGATGGCTTGATGGATTTATTCATTGATGTTATGACCTACACAGATAGTAGTTTCACTACtatctttgaagatgttcCACTTTCCGAGTTTGAAGACATCAACGCTATGGTCACTGACCTTCCTTGGTACTCGAGCAGACTAGAGTCTCTTCTTACCGAAGTCACATCTATTCCTTCTACATCTGTTGTTTTAACATCAGCTATttctgcagcttcatcGGTTGTGTCCTCAACTGCTTCTGAAGCTACATCAGTTGCTTTAACCTCAGCTATTTCAGCAGCCTCATCAATTGTGTCCTCAGCTGTTTCTACAACTTCACCTGTCTCCTCTACTGtctcttctgcatcttcttcgacTAGTACGTTCTCGATGTCTGATTATGACGTTTATGAGGTCTatgttcttttccaagatATTGCTGCCAACGAGGGTGAATATCTCACATACCTTTCCAGTGGTGCAGATGTCACAATCCCTGACGGCTTGATGAATTTGTTCATTGATGTTATGACGTACACTGACGACAGCTATACCACTCTATTTGAAACTATGTCTGGTGCCGAATACTCGGAAATCAATGAAATGGTTACCGAATTGCCTTGGTACAGTTCTAGGTTATTGGCAGAGCTTGCAACTTATGATGCTACCTCATCGTCCTCAGTTGCCTCTGTTTCTACGGAATCTAGCGTTGAGACAACAGGTATCTCAGAGACTGAGTCAACTGTTGCATCCACTGGTATCTCAGAGACTGGAAGCAGCAACACTGCAACCGGCTATGAGTCTACTGTTGCATCTACCGCTGTTTCGGAGATAACTGGTAATAGCAACACTGCAACTTCTGTGGAAactggttcttcttcttctgaagagTACTTTACAACCACCATTGTTTCTGGTACCGTCACAATCGTTTCGACATACTGTCCAAAATGTACCGAAACAGAGACTGCAGAGACATTCACCACCACTATTGTTTCTGGTACTGTCACAATTGTTTCAACATACTGTCCAAAATGCGCCGCAACAGTGACCGCAGAGAGTACTGGCGAGGCTGCAGAGACAATTACCACGACCATTGTTGAGGATAACACAACTATTGTGAAAACTTACTGTCCAAAATGCACTGAAACAGAGGCCGCAGAGACTACTGGTGAGGCTGCAGAGACTATAACCACGACTATTGTCGAGGATAACACAACTATTGTGAAGACTTACTGTCCAAAATGCACTGAAACAGAGGCCGCAGAGACCACTGGTGAGGCTGCAGAGACTATAACCACGACTATTGTCGAGGATAACACAACTATTGTGAAGACTTACTGTCCAAAATGCACTGAAACAGAGGCCGCAGAGACCACTGGTGAGTCTGCAGAGACTATTACCACGACTATTGTTTTGGATAATACCACTATTGTTACGACCTACTGTCCAGAGAGCACTGAAACAGAAGCTGTCGCTTCTGCCGCTTCTacagcagtagcagcaaCAGCTGCTGTTACTACAGGTGCAAGTGTTACAACGAGCTTGTCTTCCGAGGCTACTACTTtagcttcatcttctcagTCATCAGTCTCAGCTAATGGATCTAGCGTCGCTGCTACTGTCAGCACGTACAAGGGTTCTGGAAACACTCTTAAGACTCCAGCTACCTTCCTTGCTGGTATGGGTGTTATCCTTTACTTATTGAATTAA
- a CDS encoding uncharacterized protein (EggNog:ENOG41), with protein MDVLSANSTYSRFILSLQRSGLVDQVNELENVTLLAPTNDAFKSLGLPYLLMNASTLFKFVVDQPVLSGDVNGVNIYSTLNRHGSPFFNDLSVPILFDRESDGFSIENARVIYPDNLAPASNSVVHGIDSLLVDIKPSVCESFQTIHIHNSFASLFNQDNYCSNFKISNVTFLYPANSLFNRWFTEIELAYLHHQLGSQDREMVLGNFILLGMYGGNMFGRTISTENLLGESVHLSSRYQGNEILVDGNSSQSTSANILLSDGMAHYFEEMELSKLRFPTFTPRKYLIGLNQTDFVDELDFRRLSALIDDLDLEQTIFITLQDSSLSVKSQSKNSLLYKFAKGKIELNGDRMIESKFCTQSSLGHCQKLKMARLSGDDYLLNGHSHILSDRYQIGNTYIYLVDDDIPLPGKLEHSISPVDRCAKTLRFMDDFGQLKFKHNDGRGYTVFLPTSDAWSDIDLTLDYLIAHEDKLELVLGNLVLNGLVYSDFVGSKQLTNINDDPIVLDKMRDSTTVTINNRIQLPLSFGSEALFRDGVAYPVNRVVLPESMTITMDELIETAQAEEFLNILKAVNLTNLPYDPYYSFIVPSSATLLIANITSLTKGLSFLEEFARLHILPGKSLDKALSCEKEIPTLLDGVHLTCNKLPSGGRMLQILEGNDHEVRVLRSGFTTTDSGLLLIDKPLNPDWLDSHNRPLIRLRLPFVSVLIGIVLGMVILTSILSFCFFFTVGSDSAKQSDLEIADDNPNEQTPNRQDERSRLFAPTAPTVPTAPMAHTGYGSIDSKRPTESRRAVEPLGFSERYSTHSKAKAINCSRVRTEI; from the coding sequence ATGGATGTTCTCTCTGCAAACAGTACATATTCTCGCTTCATCCTCAGTCTACAGAGAAGCGGCTTGGTAGATCAGGTCAACGAGTTGGAAAATGTCACCCTATTGGCTCCGACAAACGATGCGTTCAAGTCGCTTGGATTGCCTTATCTTCTGATGAATGCTTCCACTCTGTTCAAGTTCGTCGTCGACCAACCGGTGCTGTCTGGTGACGTCAACGGTGTCAATATCTACTCCACCTTGAATCGTCATGGCTCTCCTTTCTTTAACGATCTATCCGTTCCGATTCTCTTTGACAGGGAATCTGATGGCTTTAGTATCGAAAATGCTCGAGTGATTTATCCTGACAATTTGGCTCCTGCCTCTAACTCTGTTGTCCATGGTATCGACTCGTTGCTTGTCGATATCAAACCTTCCGTATGCGAGTCTTTCCAGACTATTCACATTCATAATTCCTTCGCTTCTCTATTCAATCAAGACAACTATTGCtccaatttcaagatttcCAATGTCACTTTCCTATATCCTGCAAATAGTCTATTTAATAGATGGTTCACTGAGATCGAGCTAGCTTATCTACATCATCAGCTTGGTTCTCAAGACCGTGAAATGGTTTTAGGAAACTTCATCCTTCTCGGAATGTATGGAGGTAACATGTTTGGCCGGACAATTAGCACTGAAAACTTGTTGGGAGAATCTGTTCACCTCTCATCTAGATATCAAGGTAATGAGATCTTAGTAGACGGTAATTCCTCGCAGTCTACCTCTGCAAACATCCTTTTATCCGATGGAATGGCTCattattttgaagaaatggagcTTTCCAAGCTCAGATTCCCTACATTTACTCCTCGAAAGTACCTTATCGGTCTCAATCAGACTGATTTTGTTGACGAGCTTGATTTCCGTAGGCTGTCCGCTTTGATAGACGACTTAGATTTAGAGCAAACCATTTTTATTACTCTCCAGGATTCTTCCCTTTCTGTTAAAAGTCAATCAAAGAACAGTCTTTTGTACAAGTTTGCCAAGGGTAAAATTGAACTAAATGGAGACAGAATGATCGAATCTAAGTTCTGTACTCAGTCTTCTTTGGGTCATTGtcagaaattgaagatggCAAGACTTTCGGGAGATGATTACCTGTTGAATGGTCACTCACATATTCTTTCCGATCGGTATCAAATTGGAAACACCTACATCTATCTGgtcgatgatgatattcCTCTTCCAGGTAAGCTTGAACATTCAATTAGTCCCGTCGATAGATGCGCCAAAACCTTACGATTTATGGATGATTTTGGCCAGTTGAAGTTCAAGCACAACGATGGCCGTGGATATACAGTTTTCTTGCCAACATCGGATGCTTGGAGCGATATTGACCTCACTTTAGACTATCTAATCGCCCATGAGGACAAGCTGGAACTTGTATTGGGTAACTTAGTTCTAAATGGATTGGTCTACAGTGATTTTGTCGGTTCCAAGCAGCTTACAAACATCAATGATGATCCTATAGTCCTTGACAAGATGCGTGATTCCACTACTGTTACCATTAATAACAGAATACAGTTACCTCTGTCGTTTGGATCTGAGGCATTGTTCCGCGACGGCGTGGCCTATCCCGTCAACCGCGTGGTTCTACCAGAATCTATGACCATAACTATGGACGAACTGATTGAAACGGCTCAGGCTGAAGAGTTTCTCAATATTCTAAAGGCAGTAAATCTAACCAATTTGCCTTATGACCCATACTATTCGTTCATAGTTCCTTCTTCAGCCACCCTTCTTATTGCAAATATCACCTCTTTGACTAAGGGCCTAAGCTTTCTTGAGGAATTCGCTCGTCTACATATATTGCCAGGCAAATCCTTAGACAAAGCACTCAGTTGTGAAAAGGAGATTCCTACGTTGTTAGACGGAGTTCATCTTACTTGCAACAAGCTTCCCTCTGGAGGTCGTATGCTTCAGATATTGGAAGGTAATGATCACGAGGTGCGTGTGCTACGTAGCGGATTTACTACGACTGATTCGGGTCTCTTGCTAATAGATAAACCACTCAATCCAGATTGGCTAGACTCTCATAATCGTCCATTAATCAGACTTCGTCTTCCGTTTGTGTCTGTACTTATTGGAATAGTATTGGGAATGGTGATTCTTACGTCGATCTTGTcgttctgtttcttctttacgGTAGGTTCTGATTCTGCCAAGCAATCTGATTTGGAGATCGCTGATGACAACCCGAATGAGCAGACTCCTAACAGACAGGACGAAAGATCAAGGCTCTTTGCACCTACGGCACCTACGGTACCTACGGCTCCTATGGCACATACTGGCTATGGTAGCATTGATTCAAAAAGACCTACAGaatcaagaagagcagTTGAACCATTAGGATTCTCGGAAAGATACTCTACACATTCGAAAGCAAAGGCTATCAACTGCAGCAGAGTTCGTACGGAGATATGA